From the Exiguobacterium aurantiacum genome, one window contains:
- a CDS encoding alanine/glycine:cation symporter family protein: protein MGQSFSELIGTISNFVWGPPLLILLVGTGIYLTVRLGGIQITKLPYALKLAFSKNQDKSSKGDISHFQALMTALAATVGTGNIVGVATAVVLGGPGAIVWMWVSGFFGMATKYAEAVLAVKYRVTDERGQMAGGPMYYLERGLKQRWLAVAFAGFASLAAFGIGNGVQTNSVAMALQTTFDVPLYVSGILIMIFTGAVILGGVKSIGRVVSYFVPVMIVFYLGSGLLIMIMNYTLIPDAISLIFSSTLSPEAIGGGAIGAAIRYGVARGVFSNEAGLGSAPIAAAAAKTDMPGRQALVSMTQVFLDTLIVCSVTGITLVMGGQIGSGLEGVALTTATFEQFLGPVGGYIVTIGLVMFAYSTVLGWSYYGERSIHYLFGQKSIIPYRIAFVLVAGLGAMTTNLNLVWALSDVFNGLMAIPNLIGLLFLSGVVIAETKRFNQQLELENRNRKAS from the coding sequence ATGGGTCAATCGTTCAGTGAACTCATCGGTACGATTTCAAACTTTGTGTGGGGACCACCGCTCTTGATTTTGCTTGTGGGGACAGGCATTTACTTGACGGTACGACTCGGGGGAATTCAAATCACGAAGTTGCCTTACGCATTGAAACTCGCATTCTCTAAAAATCAGGATAAGTCATCGAAAGGAGACATCAGTCACTTCCAAGCCCTCATGACGGCACTCGCGGCCACGGTCGGTACCGGAAATATCGTCGGGGTCGCAACGGCCGTCGTACTCGGGGGTCCGGGCGCCATCGTCTGGATGTGGGTCTCCGGATTCTTCGGGATGGCGACGAAGTACGCGGAAGCCGTGCTCGCGGTCAAATATCGGGTCACTGATGAACGGGGACAGATGGCCGGGGGGCCGATGTATTACTTGGAGCGCGGCTTGAAGCAACGCTGGCTCGCTGTCGCCTTCGCCGGATTCGCTTCACTCGCGGCGTTCGGGATTGGGAACGGGGTTCAGACGAACTCGGTTGCGATGGCGCTCCAGACGACGTTTGATGTACCGCTTTACGTGTCCGGTATCTTGATCATGATCTTCACGGGTGCGGTCATTTTAGGCGGTGTCAAATCGATTGGACGCGTCGTCAGTTATTTCGTACCTGTCATGATCGTCTTTTACCTCGGTAGCGGGTTGTTGATTATGATCATGAACTATACGCTCATTCCAGATGCCATCTCACTCATCTTCAGCAGTACGTTAAGTCCTGAGGCGATTGGAGGAGGGGCTATCGGGGCTGCGATTCGTTACGGGGTCGCGCGTGGCGTCTTCTCGAACGAGGCCGGTCTCGGATCGGCACCAATCGCGGCGGCGGCGGCAAAAACGGATATGCCGGGACGTCAGGCACTCGTCTCGATGACGCAAGTGTTCCTCGATACGCTCATCGTCTGTTCGGTCACAGGGATCACGCTCGTCATGGGTGGACAAATCGGGTCGGGACTTGAAGGAGTCGCGTTGACGACGGCGACGTTCGAGCAGTTCCTCGGGCCGGTCGGCGGTTATATCGTGACAATCGGACTCGTCATGTTCGCTTATTCGACGGTGCTCGGATGGTCGTATTATGGCGAACGTTCGATTCACTACTTGTTTGGTCAGAAATCGATTATTCCGTATCGGATCGCCTTCGTCCTTGTCGCTGGACTCGGAGCGATGACGACGAATTTGAACTTGGTTTGGGCGCTCTCGGATGTGTTCAACGGCTTGATGGCCATCCCGAACTTGATCGGGTTATTGTTCTTGTCGGGTGTCGTCATTGCGGAGACGAAACGGTTCAATCAGCAGCTCGAGCTCGAGAATCGAAACCGAAAAGCATCTTAA
- the yidD gene encoding membrane protein insertion efficiency factor YidD, which yields MRVKRVLVRGIQGYQRFISPLKPPTCRFYPTCSHYGIEAIEKHGALKGGYLTTRRLMRCQPFHSGGLDYVPDEFDWKAPLQREKPPSQRDV from the coding sequence ATGAGAGTGAAACGAGTGTTAGTCCGAGGGATTCAAGGGTATCAGCGGTTCATCTCGCCGTTGAAGCCGCCGACTTGCCGCTTTTATCCGACGTGTTCGCACTATGGCATCGAGGCGATTGAAAAGCATGGCGCCCTCAAAGGTGGATATTTGACGACACGTCGGCTCATGCGGTGCCAACCGTTCCATTCGGGTGGACTGGACTACGTGCCGGACGAGTTCGATTGGAAGGCGCCGTTGCAGCGTGAAAAACCCCCATCTCAGCGAGACGTCTAA
- a CDS encoding pyrroline-5-carboxylate reductase family protein translates to MNILMVGAGSMSESLVRGWLASGLSPEQITMTNRSDRTRLTELHAELGVQIVDEEDVNAYDIVVLAMQPDGVIPYVQSKTWSTPLLVSVAAHIEPSEIEEASGLPAVCAMPNTPVAYRSGMTGLWFGPETDDTVRDTATALFERVGRTAVTDAKTMSAFMAAAGCSPAFFYEIVGSMTPVLTDAGFDEATARQIVAQAMKGSAELLLHETRPTNDLIADVAAPDGPTDRGVGVLRARDLADVMSSALRESAKEDHDAIETTIERT, encoded by the coding sequence ATGAATATTTTAATGGTAGGAGCAGGATCGATGAGCGAGTCACTCGTCCGCGGATGGCTGGCCTCAGGTCTGTCTCCTGAACAAATCACGATGACGAACCGGAGTGACCGGACACGTCTGACAGAACTCCACGCCGAGCTCGGCGTGCAAATCGTCGATGAAGAGGATGTCAACGCGTATGACATCGTCGTCCTCGCGATGCAACCGGACGGGGTCATTCCTTACGTGCAATCTAAAACGTGGAGCACGCCGCTCCTCGTCTCGGTAGCAGCTCACATCGAACCGAGCGAGATTGAAGAGGCGTCAGGTCTCCCTGCCGTCTGCGCGATGCCGAACACGCCGGTCGCCTATCGAAGCGGAATGACAGGGCTTTGGTTCGGTCCTGAGACGGATGATACGGTCCGCGATACCGCGACGGCGTTGTTTGAACGTGTCGGACGAACAGCGGTGACGGATGCGAAGACGATGTCGGCGTTCATGGCCGCCGCCGGATGCAGTCCTGCTTTCTTCTATGAGATCGTCGGTTCGATGACGCCCGTCTTGACCGATGCCGGTTTCGACGAAGCGACGGCGCGCCAAATCGTCGCCCAGGCGATGAAAGGCTCAGCCGAACTGTTGCTTCACGAGACACGACCGACGAACGACTTGATCGCGGACGTGGCCGCGCCGGACGGTCCGACCGACCGTGGCGTCGGTGTCCTCCGTGCCCGCGACTTGGCTGATGTCATGTCCTCCGCCCTCCGTGAGAGCGCGAAAGAAGACCATGATGCGATTGAGACTACGATTGAAAGAACGTGA
- a CDS encoding FeoA family protein, with translation MSSLLAIPLHQPVFISDLTRIDDRLRRRMIALGFYEGCSIRIKRQAILSGPLTIEQIEHRQMIAIRRCDAEQIGVIVP, from the coding sequence ATGAGTTCATTACTTGCCATTCCGTTGCATCAGCCGGTATTCATATCTGATTTGACGAGAATCGATGATCGTTTGCGGCGTCGCATGATTGCTTTAGGATTTTATGAAGGCTGTTCCATACGGATCAAGCGTCAAGCCATCCTGTCTGGGCCGCTCACTATCGAACAAATCGAACATCGACAAATGATTGCGATTCGTCGTTGCGACGCTGAACAGATCGGGGTGATTGTCCCGTGA
- the feoB gene encoding ferrous iron transport protein B yields MSQRIALIGNPNTGKTSLFNRLTGSFAHVGNWAGVTVEQKVGQLHGNIGQLIDLPGVYDLDPLSADEAIVSRFLLQEPFDGLFNIIDASQFERNLQLTLQLLEMGHPLQIGLNMVDVAEGRGITINLERLRERLNVDIFPITARTGAGCDVLLSSLQSKPRDPFTLDYGQDTERAIQQILDVTGRPNSDRWVAVQYLAGNRVIAELLESSAPTVLAIRKTLEMKLGRFAHAHITERRREWTKDVRQHVVEERNTRRVTLTDRIDAVVTHPIWGLPIFFAVLYSLFHITFNWVGAPLSDVLDGLLTGPVTSGTSWLLQTLGTSSFIQALIVEGVIAGVGGVLVFVPQIFVLFFFISFLEDSGYMARVAIVMDRFMQLVGLNGKSFIPMIIGFGCNVPGIMAARTIEEERERLVTIFISPFMSCSARLPIYAVFAASFFTSNQALVVLSLYMLGIILALIAAKLFTFLLAAEDRNSLFIVEQPPYRVPQGLTLWRSTWQKAKGFVRKAGTFILGGSVFIWLLAYSGPDGFDVPMDESFLAMIGGLIATLLVPLGFGTWQAGASLITGFLAKEVVVSTMAIIYAVSESDLSASLLPVFTPLSAYSFMAFVLLYVPCLATVAVIRREVGSAQLTWIASLYGLGVAYVVSLLIYQVGRLLGFS; encoded by the coding sequence GTGAGTCAACGAATCGCCCTCATCGGGAACCCGAATACCGGAAAAACGTCATTGTTCAATCGATTGACAGGTTCTTTCGCCCACGTCGGAAACTGGGCCGGCGTCACCGTCGAACAGAAAGTCGGACAATTGCATGGCAACATCGGGCAGTTGATCGACTTGCCAGGCGTCTATGACTTGGACCCGCTGTCGGCTGACGAAGCGATCGTCTCGCGGTTCCTGTTACAGGAACCGTTCGATGGGCTGTTCAACATCATCGACGCCTCACAATTCGAACGCAATTTACAATTGACGCTCCAACTGCTCGAGATGGGACACCCGCTCCAAATCGGATTGAACATGGTCGATGTCGCTGAAGGACGGGGGATCACCATCAACCTAGAACGGTTGCGTGAACGGTTGAATGTCGATATTTTCCCTATCACAGCGCGCACCGGAGCCGGTTGTGACGTCCTGTTGTCTTCGCTTCAATCGAAACCACGCGACCCGTTCACCCTTGATTACGGGCAAGATACCGAACGAGCGATTCAACAGATTTTAGACGTGACTGGACGTCCCAACAGTGACCGCTGGGTCGCCGTCCAATACTTGGCTGGAAACCGCGTCATTGCCGAGCTACTTGAGTCTTCAGCACCAACCGTCCTCGCGATTCGAAAGACGTTGGAAATGAAACTCGGTCGCTTCGCTCATGCTCATATCACGGAACGAAGACGCGAGTGGACAAAAGACGTTCGTCAGCACGTCGTCGAGGAACGGAATACCCGGCGCGTCACGCTGACTGATCGCATCGATGCCGTCGTCACACATCCAATCTGGGGTTTACCGATTTTCTTCGCGGTGCTCTATAGCTTGTTCCACATCACGTTCAACTGGGTCGGCGCGCCCCTGTCCGATGTATTGGATGGGTTGTTGACCGGTCCCGTCACATCGGGAACGAGCTGGTTGTTACAAACGCTCGGGACCTCGTCCTTTATCCAGGCGTTGATCGTCGAAGGTGTGATTGCCGGTGTCGGCGGCGTCCTCGTCTTCGTGCCGCAGATTTTTGTGCTCTTTTTCTTCATCTCGTTTTTGGAAGATTCGGGGTATATGGCGCGTGTCGCCATCGTCATGGATCGTTTCATGCAACTCGTTGGACTGAACGGGAAAAGCTTCATCCCGATGATTATCGGCTTCGGCTGCAACGTCCCGGGCATCATGGCCGCCCGGACGATCGAGGAAGAGCGGGAACGTCTCGTGACGATTTTCATTTCACCGTTCATGTCTTGCTCTGCACGTCTTCCGATTTATGCAGTGTTTGCCGCCAGTTTTTTCACCTCGAATCAAGCGCTCGTCGTCCTCTCGCTCTATATGCTCGGAATCATCTTGGCATTGATTGCCGCTAAACTTTTTACGTTCCTCTTGGCTGCGGAAGACCGGAATAGTCTCTTCATCGTCGAACAGCCTCCTTACCGTGTCCCTCAGGGGTTGACGCTTTGGCGTAGCACGTGGCAAAAAGCAAAAGGCTTCGTCCGAAAAGCTGGTACGTTCATCTTGGGAGGTTCCGTCTTCATTTGGTTACTCGCTTATTCCGGCCCAGATGGGTTCGACGTGCCGATGGACGAGAGCTTTCTCGCCATGATCGGCGGTTTGATCGCGACGTTATTGGTTCCGCTCGGATTTGGCACATGGCAAGCAGGCGCTTCGCTCATCACCGGGTTTTTGGCGAAAGAGGTCGTCGTCTCGACGATGGCGATCATCTATGCGGTCAGCGAATCAGACTTGTCCGCTTCATTACTTCCCGTGTTCACCCCGTTAAGCGCGTATAGTTTCATGGCGTTCGTCTTGCTCTATGTTCCGTGCCTGGCGACCGTTGCCGTCATTCGGCGCGAGGTGGGAAGCGCCCAGCTGACGTGGATTGCTAGCCTTTACGGATTAGGCGTGGCGTACGTCGTATCGTTGCTCATCTACCAAGTCGGTCGTCTGCTTGGATTTTCGTGA
- a CDS encoding FeoB-associated Cys-rich membrane protein codes for MSLFDLLIGLAVFGYAVYALYRYTRKAKSGKCATCDLKPTCTSSCEAADWDQLIAEALRSNQKKS; via the coding sequence ATGTCTTTATTTGATCTTTTGATTGGCCTCGCCGTTTTCGGATACGCTGTTTATGCGCTTTATCGATATACACGAAAAGCAAAATCAGGGAAATGTGCCACTTGTGACCTCAAACCAACGTGTACATCGTCCTGTGAGGCCGCAGACTGGGATCAACTCATCGCCGAAGCGTTACGTTCCAATCAAAAAAAGTCATAA
- a CDS encoding DUF554 domain-containing protein, with protein sequence MVLTGTIVNAVLIVIGTLLGLLFHRIPERMKETVTAAIGLAVVLLGIQMGMKSENFLIVIGSLVIGAALGEWWKLDEKLNEVGYQLERRLGGKSKSSIAEGFITATLIFVIGAMAVIGALDSGLRGDHDVLYTKGLIDGFTALVLSSTLGIGVMFSAVPVLLYQGAIALLAIQIMKFIPESLMDDFILEMTATGGVMIVAIGLNLVGITRIRVANLLPGILMVAVIVTVLHLFQ encoded by the coding sequence ATGGTCTTAACCGGAACAATCGTCAACGCGGTCTTGATCGTGATTGGCACATTGCTTGGACTCTTGTTTCACCGCATCCCCGAACGCATGAAAGAGACGGTCACTGCAGCCATCGGTCTCGCCGTCGTCTTGCTTGGGATTCAAATGGGGATGAAGAGTGAGAACTTTTTAATCGTCATCGGCAGTCTTGTCATCGGGGCCGCCCTCGGCGAATGGTGGAAGCTCGATGAGAAGTTGAACGAGGTCGGCTATCAGTTGGAACGCCGTCTCGGTGGCAAGAGCAAGTCGAGCATCGCCGAAGGGTTCATTACGGCGACGCTCATCTTCGTCATCGGGGCGATGGCCGTCATCGGCGCGCTCGACAGCGGATTGCGCGGGGATCATGATGTCCTGTACACGAAAGGCTTGATTGACGGCTTCACGGCACTCGTCCTCAGCTCGACGCTCGGCATCGGGGTCATGTTCTCGGCCGTCCCGGTTCTCTTATACCAAGGGGCAATCGCCTTGCTCGCCATCCAAATCATGAAATTCATCCCAGAGTCGCTCATGGATGATTTCATTTTAGAGATGACGGCGACGGGCGGCGTCATGATTGTCGCAATCGGCTTGAACTTGGTCGGGATCACCCGGATTCGCGTTGCAAATTTATTGCCGGGGATTTTGATGGTTGCGGTCATCGTCACGGTGTTACATCTCTTTCAATGA
- a CDS encoding GNAT family N-acetyltransferase, whose translation MSHIKLQSERLRLEPYTIADFYFVKSLLQDPRVMRFISPDGKPYTDEQTIEWFERQLARYQTGRQTGLLKLMSHESDEPIGHAGTLLHELDGMIELEVGYWLAPKHWHMGYGREAAARLMRHAFEEGEKEIISLIHPDNVPSQRVAKANGLHWDRDTEYQGMLVSVYAGDLERLCRHMKREEMTR comes from the coding sequence ATGAGTCATATCAAACTGCAATCCGAACGTCTACGACTTGAACCTTACACGATTGCTGATTTTTATTTCGTGAAATCGCTACTCCAAGATCCGCGCGTGATGCGTTTTATTAGCCCGGATGGAAAGCCATATACGGATGAACAGACGATCGAATGGTTCGAGCGCCAGTTGGCCCGCTATCAGACGGGTCGTCAAACCGGATTGCTCAAATTGATGTCACATGAGAGTGACGAGCCAATTGGTCATGCCGGCACGTTACTTCATGAACTCGATGGCATGATTGAACTTGAAGTCGGATATTGGTTGGCGCCGAAACATTGGCATATGGGATATGGACGGGAGGCGGCGGCACGTCTCATGCGCCACGCGTTTGAAGAAGGAGAGAAAGAGATCATTTCCTTGATTCATCCGGATAACGTCCCGTCGCAGCGGGTCGCAAAAGCGAATGGGCTGCATTGGGACCGGGATACCGAGTATCAAGGTATGCTCGTCTCTGTCTATGCCGGAGATTTAGAGCGGCTGTGCCGCCACATGAAACGCGAAGAAATGACGCGTTAA
- a CDS encoding DMT family transporter, which produces MSWVFLIGAGLAEMMAVFWMGKSKGYQIFKWSALSVGTFALSFYLLSRSLETLPLGLAYSIWVGIGAAGGVVLGMLYLNESRDRWRIFFLLLIIGSVIGLKVVA; this is translated from the coding sequence ATGAGTTGGGTATTTTTGATTGGCGCGGGTCTTGCCGAAATGATGGCCGTCTTTTGGATGGGAAAATCGAAAGGCTATCAAATTTTTAAATGGTCTGCTCTATCCGTTGGAACGTTTGCCTTAAGTTTTTATTTATTGTCGCGCTCCCTCGAGACGCTCCCGCTCGGGCTGGCTTATTCGATTTGGGTTGGGATTGGGGCGGCCGGTGGCGTCGTACTTGGCATGCTCTATTTGAACGAATCGCGAGACCGTTGGAGGATCTTCTTCCTGTTACTCATTATCGGGAGCGTCATCGGACTAAAAGTTGTCGCCTAA
- a CDS encoding DMT family transporter, translated as MAWGWLVLAGLLEIVWATTMKLSNGFTVLGPSAITILLLVVSFGLLAMSFRTLPAGTGYAVFTGIGAVGTVIVGAVLFEEALTGMKLVFIATLLIGVIGLKQVTGGESA; from the coding sequence ATGGCCTGGGGTTGGCTCGTGCTCGCCGGGCTGCTCGAAATCGTTTGGGCGACGACGATGAAGCTGTCGAACGGTTTCACAGTGCTCGGCCCGAGTGCAATCACCATTCTATTATTGGTCGTTAGTTTTGGATTGTTGGCGATGTCGTTCCGGACATTACCGGCCGGGACCGGGTATGCGGTGTTCACCGGGATTGGGGCTGTCGGGACGGTCATCGTCGGTGCGGTCTTGTTCGAGGAGGCACTGACTGGCATGAAGCTCGTCTTTATCGCGACGCTCCTCATCGGTGTGATTGGATTGAAACAAGTGACGGGAGGGGAGTCGGCATGA
- a CDS encoding TetR/AcrR family transcriptional regulator: protein MNTKQRIELAARRRFALEGYEGLSLAALAEDVGIKKASLYAHIEGKEQLFKQVVEDMAERYDRVWREARDATVNAAPLERIEAIVETLIRFFEEEETWMLTKRMLLVPPPELRSFIETTLGTVETDLQAFEKEQFRLAMEQGALPEQSLEDVYDAYYCFLDGALLSLFTLETNRVKRQQAAFTVYKKGVGWI from the coding sequence ATGAATACGAAACAACGAATCGAGCTGGCGGCGCGGCGGCGCTTTGCGCTTGAAGGATATGAAGGACTATCATTAGCGGCACTCGCCGAGGATGTAGGCATCAAAAAAGCGTCGCTATATGCCCATATCGAAGGGAAAGAACAACTGTTTAAACAAGTCGTTGAGGACATGGCAGAGCGTTATGATCGCGTCTGGCGAGAAGCGCGGGACGCCACTGTGAACGCGGCGCCGCTCGAACGGATTGAGGCGATTGTCGAGACGTTGATTCGCTTCTTTGAAGAAGAGGAGACGTGGATGCTGACGAAGCGGATGTTGCTCGTCCCGCCGCCTGAACTGCGTTCGTTCATCGAGACGACGCTCGGGACGGTCGAAACGGATCTGCAGGCGTTCGAGAAAGAACAGTTTCGATTGGCGATGGAGCAAGGGGCGTTACCAGAACAATCGCTCGAGGACGTGTATGACGCGTACTATTGTTTTCTCGATGGCGCGTTGCTCTCGCTCTTCACGCTCGAGACGAATCGCGTCAAGCGGCAACAGGCCGCATTTACAGTTTATAAGAAAGGAGTCGGTTGGATATGA
- a CDS encoding alpha/beta hydrolase, whose amino-acid sequence MFEQFSFTLPTESMRGRKRIVRVFRPDFVSADEKIPVLYMHDGQNVFDGKTATIGEGWSIDRHIEDLQLPLMVVAIASAPDWLDRYDEYSFYEDEMLYRRIGPELAKTRPTLGGRGRAYADWLMQELKPWIDARYVTDPDDIGVMGSSMGGVISLYMMTAYPSIRRVGSLSTAAWANLDSLIREVQQANVTARLYMDIGTNETSGPITPDDYLYTNAKLVETVARTGIAFRYEVESGAVHNEIAWRRRLPNALAFLYELT is encoded by the coding sequence ATGTTCGAACAGTTCAGTTTCACGTTACCGACCGAATCAATGCGCGGTCGGAAACGAATCGTCCGCGTCTTTCGTCCCGACTTCGTGTCGGCTGACGAAAAGATCCCGGTCCTCTATATGCACGACGGTCAAAACGTGTTCGACGGCAAGACGGCCACGATCGGAGAAGGCTGGTCGATTGATCGCCACATCGAGGACTTGCAATTGCCGCTCATGGTCGTCGCCATCGCGAGTGCCCCAGACTGGCTCGACCGCTACGATGAGTATTCGTTTTACGAAGATGAGATGCTGTATCGACGGATCGGCCCAGAACTCGCCAAGACGCGCCCCACCCTCGGGGGCAGAGGTCGGGCTTACGCCGACTGGCTCATGCAAGAGTTGAAGCCGTGGATTGATGCGCGCTATGTGACCGACCCGGACGACATCGGCGTGATGGGCAGCTCGATGGGCGGTGTCATCTCGCTCTATATGATGACGGCCTATCCGTCCATCCGGCGCGTCGGCTCGCTCTCGACGGCCGCATGGGCCAATCTCGACTCGCTCATCCGGGAAGTGCAGCAGGCCAATGTGACGGCCCGCCTCTATATGGACATCGGGACGAACGAGACGAGCGGACCGATCACGCCCGATGATTACTTATATACGAACGCGAAACTCGTCGAGACGGTCGCACGAACAGGAATCGCCTTCCGCTATGAGGTCGAGTCCGGTG